The following coding sequences are from one Pseudonocardia sp. EC080619-01 window:
- a CDS encoding S9 family peptidase has protein sequence MALPDPIPVEDLFSPHRAPGTRTPVPTTPLTLAARDGRALPSSLTLPVGIEPRGLPTVLLVQDRPWLGPRCGDGAVVQLLANRGYAVLQVGDREPVSVPEDLLDAVDRVVELGHTDPDRVAIAGSSWGGYAALAGVAFTPDRFAAAVAHSGIPNLANYLRSVPEHDDPATAAAWFRHIGDPDDPDQEHAMLARSPVTRVRDIRTPLLIAQGAQDPRVAPAESALVVDALRARRREVEYLVFDDEGHTIEDPENRIALFRAVERFLARHLGGRG, from the coding sequence ATGGCACTGCCCGACCCGATCCCGGTCGAGGACCTGTTCTCCCCGCACCGCGCGCCCGGCACACGGACGCCGGTGCCGACGACCCCGCTGACGCTCGCGGCGCGGGACGGGCGTGCGCTGCCGTCGTCCCTCACACTCCCGGTGGGCATCGAACCGCGCGGGCTCCCGACCGTGCTGCTGGTCCAGGACCGGCCCTGGCTCGGGCCCCGGTGCGGCGACGGCGCGGTGGTGCAGCTGCTCGCGAACCGCGGCTACGCGGTCCTGCAGGTCGGCGACCGGGAGCCGGTCTCCGTGCCGGAGGACCTCCTCGACGCCGTCGACCGGGTCGTCGAGCTGGGCCACACCGATCCGGACCGGGTCGCGATCGCCGGCAGCTCCTGGGGCGGCTACGCGGCGCTGGCCGGTGTGGCCTTCACCCCGGACCGGTTCGCGGCCGCGGTGGCGCACTCCGGCATCCCGAACCTCGCGAACTACCTGCGGAGCGTGCCGGAACACGACGATCCGGCGACGGCCGCCGCCTGGTTCCGCCACATCGGGGACCCGGACGACCCGGACCAGGAGCACGCCATGCTGGCGCGCTCGCCGGTGACCCGGGTGCGCGACATCCGCACCCCGCTGCTGATCGCTCAGGGGGCGCAGGACCCGCGGGTCGCGCCGGCCGAGTCCGCCCTCGTCGTCGACGCGCTGCGGGCGCGGCGGCGCGAGGTCGAGTACCTCGTCTTCGACGACGAGGGGCACACGATCGAGGACCCGGAGAACCGGATCGCCCTGTTCCGCGCCGTGGAGCGGTTCCTCGCCCGGCACCTGGGCGGTCGCGGCTGA
- a CDS encoding cytochrome P450 produces MTTHTTDDHTDPLAGTGCPVAQFRALRERGPVVDTAIVGTRTTVMVTGHDDVRAVLTDARFRSDAGTVEGAEDAAAAMFAFLGLPPDVDYLGRGLLTRDGADHSRLRKLVSRAFTVRRVNGLRPRVETITERLLDDVASAGADGSAVDLVTALARPLPIAVICELVGVPEDDRDRWDRLGRLLIDPDPERMPDAVRAVVAQIEELITARRAEPADDLLTALVEVHDDDGDRLTEREMVTMVFDIVTAGFETTAHLVAKAVQALLTRPDQLAALRAEPGLWPQAVHELVRICGPIPVTVPRYATEDVDIDGVTVPAGSTVMAALLSANTDPRVLDRPEELDVRRDPGRGEGHVGFGQGAHYCLGAALARQETEVVLRALFTRFTALRLAVDPGPEPSQLGFHRLAELPVRI; encoded by the coding sequence ATGACCACGCACACGACCGACGACCACACGGACCCCCTCGCGGGCACCGGCTGCCCGGTCGCACAGTTCCGCGCCCTCCGGGAGCGGGGCCCGGTCGTCGACACGGCGATCGTCGGGACCCGCACCACCGTCATGGTCACCGGGCACGACGACGTCCGCGCCGTCCTGACAGATGCGCGGTTCCGCTCCGACGCGGGCACCGTCGAGGGGGCGGAGGACGCCGCCGCGGCGATGTTCGCCTTTCTCGGGCTTCCGCCGGACGTGGACTACCTCGGGCGCGGCCTGCTCACCCGGGACGGTGCCGACCACAGCCGGTTGCGGAAGCTCGTCTCCCGCGCCTTCACCGTGCGACGGGTCAACGGCCTGCGCCCCCGCGTCGAGACGATCACCGAGCGGCTGCTCGACGACGTCGCCTCGGCCGGCGCCGACGGCTCGGCCGTCGATCTCGTGACGGCGCTCGCCCGCCCGCTGCCCATCGCCGTCATCTGCGAGCTGGTCGGGGTGCCCGAGGACGACCGCGACCGCTGGGACCGGCTGGGCCGGCTGCTGATCGACCCCGATCCCGAGCGGATGCCCGACGCGGTGCGCGCCGTCGTCGCGCAGATCGAGGAGCTGATCACGGCCCGCCGGGCCGAACCGGCCGACGACCTGCTCACCGCGCTGGTCGAGGTGCACGACGACGACGGCGACCGGCTCACCGAGCGCGAGATGGTCACCATGGTCTTCGACATCGTCACGGCGGGGTTCGAGACGACGGCGCACCTGGTCGCCAAGGCGGTGCAGGCGCTGCTGACGCGCCCGGACCAGCTCGCCGCCCTCCGGGCGGAGCCCGGGCTGTGGCCGCAGGCGGTCCACGAGCTGGTCCGGATCTGCGGTCCGATCCCGGTGACCGTGCCGCGATACGCCACCGAGGACGTCGACATCGACGGCGTCACCGTCCCCGCCGGTTCGACCGTGATGGCTGCGCTGCTGTCCGCGAACACCGATCCCCGTGTCCTCGACCGTCCCGAGGAGCTGGACGTCCGGCGCGACCCCGGTCGCGGGGAGGGCCACGTCGGGTTCGGTCAGGGCGCGCACTACTGCCTCGGCGCGGCGCTCGCCCGGCAGGAGACGGAGGTCGTCCTGCGGGCGCTGTTCACCCGGTTCACGGCACTGCGTCTCGCGGTGGACCCCGGCCCGGAGCCGTCGCAGCTGGGGTTCCACCGGCTGGCCGAGCTCCCCGTCCGGATCTGA